Proteins encoded within one genomic window of Streptomyces taklimakanensis:
- a CDS encoding NUDIX domain-containing protein gives MTTSARDTAGGGPDLIDTVAWVYLRDGLILGARTRGRDLFYIPGGKRHEGESDEQTLLREVEEELTVAILPDSIAHVGTYEAPVEAHASAPVVRMACYTGDYRGALAAAGEIEEIAWLSYADLGRVPPVDRLVFDELHADGRLV, from the coding sequence GTGACGACCTCCGCGAGGGACACGGCCGGCGGTGGGCCGGACCTCATCGACACGGTGGCGTGGGTGTACCTGCGCGACGGGCTGATCCTGGGGGCCCGGACGCGCGGCAGGGACCTGTTCTACATCCCCGGCGGCAAGCGCCACGAGGGCGAGAGCGACGAGCAGACGCTGTTGCGGGAGGTCGAGGAGGAGCTGACGGTGGCGATCCTGCCCGACAGCATCGCCCACGTCGGCACCTACGAGGCGCCGGTCGAAGCGCACGCGTCGGCCCCGGTGGTCCGGATGGCGTGCTACACCGGCGACTACCGGGGCGCACTCGCCGCCGCCGGCGAGATCGAGGAGATCGCCTGGCTGTCGTACGCCGACCTCGGCCGAGTGCCGCCGGTGGACCGGTTGGTCTTCGACGAGCTGCACGCCGACGGGCGACTCGTGTGA
- a CDS encoding VOC family protein, whose amino-acid sequence MPARIKDLVVDAVDHQTLADWWCTALGYERRRPLGYPPPPPEWPVAIHHPHDAGPVIWFTPVPEVEGGRNRVRFEVWGDTDELLALGATLVRRRDRDKEWDVLADPEGNEFGVFTPRRSVPAFGGDGAR is encoded by the coding sequence ATGCCCGCACGCATCAAGGACCTGGTCGTGGACGCGGTCGACCACCAGACGCTGGCCGACTGGTGGTGCACCGCGCTGGGATACGAGCGTCGGAGGCCCCTGGGCTACCCTCCTCCACCGCCCGAGTGGCCCGTGGCCATCCACCACCCGCACGACGCCGGCCCGGTGATCTGGTTCACCCCCGTGCCCGAGGTGGAGGGCGGACGGAACCGGGTGCGTTTCGAGGTCTGGGGCGACACCGACGAACTCCTCGCGCTGGGCGCCACCCTGGTGCGGCGGCGCGACCGGGACAAGGAGTGGGACGTCCTGGCCGACCCGGAGGGCAACGAGTTCGGCGTGTTCACCCCGCGCAGATCGGTGCCGGCCTTCGGAGGGGACGGGGCTCGGTGA
- a CDS encoding ThuA domain-containing protein, whose translation MDPARITVFTRTTGYRHDSIPHGVDAFRDLAATVGLDVTATEDPEELVAALRGEDCRAVVFLSTSGVVLTAEGRRALRSYVEGGGAFVGVHAATTTEEDWPWYGELLGARFDRHPALQPGVVLVEDRDHPATAHLDASWPFTDEWYDFRSNPRGRVRVLLSADESTYEGGGMGEDHPLAWCHRNAGGRVFYTALGHTEESYADPVFRRHLLGGLTWAARLPLPSPSSPSSVGPRSS comes from the coding sequence ATGGACCCAGCCAGGATCACCGTCTTCACTCGGACCACCGGTTACCGACACGACTCCATCCCGCACGGTGTCGACGCCTTCCGGGATCTCGCCGCGACCGTCGGACTCGACGTCACCGCCACCGAGGACCCCGAGGAACTCGTCGCCGCCCTCCGCGGGGAGGACTGCCGGGCGGTGGTCTTCCTCTCCACCAGCGGCGTGGTGCTCACGGCCGAAGGTCGCCGGGCCCTGCGGTCGTACGTCGAGGGGGGCGGGGCCTTCGTCGGTGTCCACGCCGCGACCACCACCGAGGAGGACTGGCCGTGGTACGGCGAGCTGCTCGGCGCCCGCTTCGACCGGCACCCCGCGCTCCAGCCGGGCGTCGTCCTCGTCGAGGACCGCGATCACCCGGCCACCGCGCACCTGGACGCTTCCTGGCCGTTCACCGACGAGTGGTACGACTTCCGCTCCAACCCGCGTGGTCGGGTCCGGGTGCTGCTCTCCGCCGACGAGAGCACGTACGAGGGCGGCGGCATGGGGGAGGACCATCCGCTGGCGTGGTGTCACCGGAACGCCGGAGGCCGCGTCTTCTACACCGCTCTGGGGCACACCGAGGAGTCCTACGCCGACCCCGTCTTCCGCCGTCACCTGCTGGGCGGGCTGACCTGGGCGGCCCGGCTCCCCCTGCCGTCCCCGTCCTCCCCGTCGTCCGTGGGGCCGCGGTCGTCCTGA
- a CDS encoding O-acetyl-ADP-ribose deacetylase — MVTIHLIPGDITEQSVDAVVNAANSSLLGGGGVDGAIHRRGGPEILAECRALRASRYGKVLPTGEAVATTAGRLPARWVIHTVGPVWSASEDRSPQLASCYRESLRVARELGARTVAFPAISTGVYGWPLEDGARVALAAVREETERDDAFEEIRFVLFGEGAYDAFTRAL, encoded by the coding sequence ATGGTCACAATCCATCTCATCCCGGGCGACATCACCGAGCAGTCCGTCGACGCGGTGGTGAACGCCGCCAACTCCTCGCTGCTGGGCGGCGGCGGAGTCGACGGGGCGATCCACCGCAGGGGCGGCCCGGAGATCCTCGCCGAGTGTCGTGCCCTGCGGGCCTCCCGGTACGGCAAGGTGCTGCCCACCGGAGAGGCGGTCGCCACCACCGCCGGGCGGCTGCCCGCACGGTGGGTGATCCACACGGTCGGGCCGGTCTGGTCCGCCTCGGAGGACCGCTCCCCCCAACTGGCCTCCTGCTACCGCGAGTCGTTGCGGGTGGCACGTGAACTGGGCGCCCGCACCGTCGCGTTCCCCGCCATCTCCACCGGTGTTTACGGCTGGCCGCTGGAGGACGGGGCCCGCGTCGCGCTCGCCGCGGTACGGGAGGAGACCGAACGGGACGACGCGTTCGAGGAGATCCGTTTCGTGCTCTTCGGGGAGGGGGCCTACGACGCCTTCACCCGGGCGCTGTGA
- a CDS encoding ABC transporter ATP-binding protein: MHHDEPAWTPPPREQGPAQPPAEIRRILRLFRPYRGRLAVVGLLVGASSLVSVASPFLLREILDVALPQQRTGLLSLLALGMIATAVLTSVFNVLQTLISTTVGQRVMHDLRTEVYAKLQRMSLAFFTRTRTGEVQSRIANDIGGMQATVTSTATSLVSNLTSVVATVVAMLVLDWRLTIVSLVLLPLFVWISRRVGNERKKIATRRQKQMAVMSAMVTESLSVSGILLGRTMGRADSLTRSFTEESERLVDLEVRSNMAGRWRMSVIGIVMAAIPALLYWTAGLLLHMGGPAFSLGTLVAFVTLQQGLLRPTVSLLSTGVQMQTSLALFQRIFEYLDLPVDITEPARPVRLERARGEVRFEGVAFSYDPDSTTPTLDGIDLTVPAGSSLAIVGATGSGKSTLGYLVPRLYDVTAGRVTIDGIDVRDLDFDSLARTVGVVSQETYLFHASVADNLRFARPDATDAEIREAARAAQIHDHIVSLPQGYDTLVGERGYRFSGGEKQRLALARTILRDPPVLVLDEATSALDTRTEQAVQRAIDTLAEGRTTLTIAHRLSTVRDADQIVVLDGGRIAERGTHEELLAHGGRYAALLRRDTVLPPGAGTGTADPGAVETAST, from the coding sequence TTGCACCACGACGAACCCGCCTGGACCCCGCCGCCCCGCGAGCAGGGGCCCGCACAGCCGCCCGCCGAGATCCGCCGCATCCTGCGCCTCTTCCGTCCCTACCGCGGACGGCTGGCCGTCGTCGGGCTGCTGGTGGGCGCCTCCTCGCTGGTCTCGGTCGCCTCGCCGTTCCTGCTCCGCGAGATACTCGACGTGGCCCTGCCCCAGCAGCGCACCGGCCTGCTGTCCCTGCTGGCTCTCGGCATGATCGCCACGGCGGTGCTCACCAGTGTCTTCAACGTCCTCCAGACACTGATCAGCACCACGGTCGGGCAGCGCGTCATGCACGACCTGCGCACCGAGGTCTACGCCAAGCTCCAGCGGATGTCCCTGGCGTTCTTCACCCGCACGCGCACCGGCGAGGTCCAGTCCCGCATCGCCAACGACATCGGCGGCATGCAGGCCACCGTCACCTCCACCGCGACCTCCCTGGTCTCCAACCTCACCAGCGTGGTGGCGACGGTGGTGGCCATGCTGGTGCTGGACTGGCGGCTCACGATCGTCTCCCTGGTCCTGTTGCCGCTGTTCGTATGGATCAGTCGACGGGTCGGCAACGAGCGCAAGAAGATCGCCACGCGGCGTCAGAAACAGATGGCCGTGATGTCGGCGATGGTGACCGAGTCGCTGTCGGTCAGCGGCATCCTGCTGGGCCGCACCATGGGTCGTGCCGACTCCCTCACCCGCTCCTTCACCGAGGAGTCCGAACGCCTGGTGGACCTGGAGGTCCGCTCCAACATGGCCGGCCGCTGGCGGATGTCGGTCATCGGCATCGTCATGGCGGCCATTCCGGCCCTGCTCTACTGGACCGCCGGTCTGCTCCTGCACATGGGCGGGCCGGCCTTCTCACTCGGCACCCTGGTCGCCTTCGTCACCCTCCAGCAGGGCCTGTTGCGCCCCACCGTCTCCCTGTTGAGCACCGGCGTGCAGATGCAGACCTCCCTCGCCCTCTTCCAGCGCATCTTCGAATACCTGGACCTGCCGGTGGACATCACCGAACCGGCCCGTCCGGTGCGGCTGGAGCGTGCCCGAGGCGAGGTCCGCTTCGAGGGTGTCGCCTTCTCCTACGACCCGGACAGCACCACCCCCACCCTCGACGGCATCGACCTGACCGTTCCCGCGGGCAGCAGCCTCGCCATCGTCGGCGCGACCGGATCGGGCAAGAGCACACTCGGCTACCTGGTGCCCCGGCTGTACGACGTCACCGCGGGACGGGTCACCATCGACGGGATCGACGTGCGCGACCTGGACTTCGACTCCCTGGCCCGAACGGTGGGCGTGGTGTCCCAGGAGACCTACCTCTTCCACGCGTCCGTCGCCGACAACCTCCGCTTCGCGCGGCCCGACGCCACGGACGCCGAGATCAGGGAGGCGGCCCGCGCCGCTCAGATCCACGACCACATCGTCTCCCTGCCGCAGGGGTACGACACCCTCGTGGGCGAGCGCGGCTACCGCTTCTCCGGTGGTGAGAAGCAACGACTGGCCCTGGCCCGCACGATCCTGCGCGACCCGCCCGTCCTCGTGCTGGACGAGGCCACCAGCGCCCTGGACACCCGTACCGAGCAGGCCGTCCAGCGGGCCATCGACACCCTGGCCGAAGGACGCACCACCCTGACGATCGCCCACCGGCTCTCCACCGTCCGCGACGCCGACCAGATCGTCGTCCTCGACGGCGGCCGGATCGCCGAGCGAGGTACCCACGAGGAACTGCTGGCCCACGGCGGGCGCTACGCGGCCCTGCTGCGGCGCGACACCGTCCTGCCACCCGGAGCCGGGACCGGGACGGCGGACCCCGGAGCGGTGGAGACGGCCTCCACCTGA